A genomic segment from Drosophila miranda strain MSH22 chromosome 3, D.miranda_PacBio2.1, whole genome shotgun sequence encodes:
- the LOC108159076 gene encoding serine/threonine-protein kinase 10 isoform X3 — protein MSFITNLKKVFHLGGGEAKKKRLYNNIKMDSDPAEFWEMVGELGDGAFGKVYKAQHREHRRFAAAKMCTLEDEENLSDHMVEIDILSEIKHPNIVELYEAFSLEDKLWMLIEYCDGGALDSIMVELEKPLTEPQIAYVCKHMTEGLTFLHKNKVIHRDLKAGNVLLTMEGGVKLADFGVSAKNKHTMQKHDTFIGTPYWMAPELVLCETFRDNPYDHKVDIWSLGITLIELAQMEPPNSEMSPMRVLLKIQKSEPPKLEQPSRWSKEFNDFLKKSLVKDPQLRPTSDVLVQHSFINRDLDCKPIKDLLLEYKAEVVEEVVDDETEEPRNSALQLDLDDDSASLRSQDIDKLPGTPTSILRDSKEQSQPAAVAAAAAAAATKATIPDKQSNHKEDNALVLAEPAALPPHTKVPAPAPPNSFAQQNQQQQQPQPQTQAVVAAAPVVAPAAVLQKIPEDFAAVEADKKHFIKKEKGKAPPPPSTTSSPLGATAAIAAANAKSQTTPEPPSHSPTSAIEVAIGGPEAMEQQKPQPPSPTASSIISVQSVASSNASSSSGGSVSNAVLSSSTSLITINSDAPPQQQQLHLQPQPQQPQHLVLPNSLESVSQITVVTSTHPPVIIDNSVPPQNEVVIVSNDLNKSTHLNESSTDDDFPSLDDSLGDATTPPHKQSSMILSVNEPSGAPPAPPQPAAAVHARKLDESEVLIVSPSFADDDSAYNTASGSHSHDHSDQLMDTSHVSVVTVGDEVIKVKDSSNEVLKRPQPNGIVPEDVNIIVNRFKPSSDHEKRTSPDSSLSENGSVRGRRGIEVQISGSDVDSIGTNTSQDSRHETDHKPQAQQQQTVASVLMPPPPPSYNNHTQTIDEEEEVVIRPKTRVPPVAKSGGSSGLTKEEIELRNLRKKTRKRTRKFEIDGVQMTTTTSRVIYGDEENGRIYDDHDFRKQELRELKMLQKQEKKQQNELHVKEQMAKEQQDRRFEQERSSLEKTYEADMDMLARQHKQLVEKTEQTQENELRSSSKRIRSEQEQELKIFRENLKQEIRLLKQEVDLFPKDKRKDEFKQRRSAMELDHEEKERAFLDSLKERHELLLRRLSEKHRDHLATINRNFLQQKQNAMRTREALLWELEEKQLHERHQLSKRHVKEICFMQRHQMIVRHEKELDQVKRMLQRKEEDMVKKQTLEKRALPKRIRAERKARDLMFRESLRISTNLDPEIERDRVKKFQEQEKKRYMQEERRFDIKHQKQLEELRATRESAIRELEQLQNEKRKALVEHEHVKLQEIDERLKAELREWREQLVPRKQQLQQRLQQERLEETFAQQLDEMETLYGGALIVSMPSDTLQRDHFTGSTRSSLSSYSEG, from the exons ATGTCGTTCATAACTAACCTTAAAAAGGTCTTTCACCTCGGCGGGGGTGAGGCCAAGAAGAAGCGCCTGTACAACAACATCAAAATGGACTCGGATCCGGCGGAATTCTGGGAGATGGTTGGCGAACTAGGCGACGGAGCATTCGGGAAGGTCTACAAGGCCCAGCACAGGGAGCATAGGCGCTTCGCAGCGGCCAAAATGTGCACGCTGGAGGATGAGGAGAACCTGAGCGACCACATGGTCGAGATTGATATCCTCTCCGAGATCAAGCATCCCAACATCGTCGAACTCTACGAGGCCTTCTCTCTAGAGGACAAGTTGTGG ATGCTCATTGAGTACTGCGATGGTGGGGCCTTGGACAGCATCATGGTGGAGCTGGAGAAGCCATTGACTGAGCCGCAAATCGCCTACGTTTGCAAGCACATGACGGAGGGTCTGACGTTTCTCCACAAGAACAAGGTCATTCATCGTGACTTGAAGGCCGGAAACGTTCTCCTCACCATGGAGGGGGGCGTCAAATTGG CGGACTTTGGTGTATCGGCCAAGAATAAACACACAATGCAGAAGCATGACACATTCATCGGCACACCCTATTGGATGGCCCCCGAGCTGGTGCTGTGCGAAACGTTTCGTGACAATCCGTACGATCACAAGGTGGACATCTGGTCGCTGGGCATAACACTTATCGAGCTGGCCCAAATGGAGCCGCCCAACAGTGAAATGTCCCCGATGCGAGTGCTGCTCAAGATCCAAAAGAGCGAGCCACCTAAACTGGAGCAGCCCAGCCGGTGGAGCAAGGAATTCAACGATTTCCTAAAGAAGTCTTTAGTCAAG GACCCCCAGCTGAGACCCACATCGGATGTGCTGGTGCAGCACAGTTTCATCAACAGGGATCTGGACTGCAAGCCCATCAAGGATCTGCTGCTCGAGTACAAGGCCGAGGTCGTGGAGGAGGTGGTCGATGACGAGACCGAG GAACCCCGCAACTCGGCGCTCCAGCTCGACCTGGACGATGACTCCGCCTCGCTGCGGAGCCAAGACATTGACAAAC TTCCAGGTACACCTACATCCATACTGCGGGATTCCAAAGAGCAGTCCCAACCAGCAGcggtagcagcagcagcagcagcagcggcaactaAAGCCACAATCCCTGACAAACAATCTAACCACAAGGAGGACAATGCGCTGGTGCTGGCTGAACCGGCAGCTCTACCGCCGCATACCAAAGTGCCTGCCCCAGCGCCACCCAACAGCTTTGCCCAACaaaaccagcaacaacaacagccacagccgcaaACCCAAgcagttgttgctgctgccccaGTTGTTGCTCCTGCTGCAGTGCTGCAAAAGATACCCGAAGATTTTGCTGCTGTCGAAGCGGATAAAAAG CACTTTATCAAAAAGGAGAAGGGCAAAGCGCCGCCACCACCATCGACAACGTCATCGCCTTTGGGAGCCACCGCAGCCATTGCCGCTGCCAATGCAAAGTCTCAGACCACGCCCGAACCCCCCTCCCACTCCCCCACATCAGCCATTGAGGTGGCCATTGGTGGCCCAGAGGCAATGGAGCAGCAGAAACCGCAGCCACCATCGCCCACAGCCTCATCCATCATATCCGTGCAGTCGGTGGCCTCCTCCAACGCGTCGTCTTCGTCGGGGGGCAGTGTGTCGAATGCTGTCCTCAGCTCCAGCACCTCCCTGATCACCATCAACAGCGATGCcccgccacagcagcagcagctgcatctgcagccacagccacagcaaccaCAGCACCTGGTGCTGCCAAACAGCTTGGAGTCGGTTAGTCAGATTACAGTCGTGACCAGCACCCATCCGCCTGTCATCATTGACAACTCTGTGCCGCCCCAGAACGAGGTGGTGATTGTGTCGAACGACTTGAACAAGAGCACGCATCTGAATGAGTCATCCACGGACGATGACTTCCCCTCACTGGACGACAGTTTGGGCGATGCCACGACACCGCCACACAAGCAATCATCGATGATATTGTCCGTCAATGAGCCATCCGGAGCTCCACCGGCCCCACCACAGCCTGCAGCAGCAGTGCATGCCCGCAAACTGGACGAGAGCGAGGTCCTGATTGTGAGCCCCTCCTTTGCGGACGATGATTCGGCGTACAACACGGCCTCGGGCAGTCACAGTCACGACCACAGCGACCAGCTGATGGACACCAGCCATGTGTCCGTTGTCACTGTGGGCGACGAGGTCATCAAGGTGAAGGACAGCAGCAACGAGGTACTCAAGCGACCTCAGCCCAACGGCATTGTACCCGAAGACGTGAACATAATCGTGAATCGGTTCAAGCCCTCCAGCGATCATGAGAAGCGCACCTCGCCGGACAGCTCGTTGAGCGAGAACGGTTCGGTGCGAGGACGTCGCGGCATTGAGGTACAGATCAGCGGCTCGGATGTGGACAGCATCGGCACGAACACTAGTCAGGACAGCCGACACGAGACAGACCACAAGCCAcaggcgcagcagcagcagacagtAGCCAGCGTGCTAATGCCGCCGCCTCCTCCGTCGTACAACAACCACACGCAGACCAttgacgaggaggaggaggtcgTGATACGGCCCAAGACGCGCGTACCGCCGGTGGCCAAGTCCGGGGGCTCCAGTGGTCTCACCAAAGAGGAAATAGAGCTGCGCAATCTGCGCAAGAAAACGCGCAAGAGGACGCGTAAGTTCGAGATCGATGGCGTGCAGATGACGACCACCACGAGTCGGGTGATCTATGGGGATGAGGAGAACGGGCGCATCTACGACGATCACGATTTCCGGAAGCAAGAGCTGCGCGAGCTCAAAATGCTGCAGAAGCAGgagaagaagcagcagaacGAGTTGCATGTGAAGGAGCAGATGgccaaggagcagcaggatcGCCGCTTCGAGCAGGAACGCTCCTCGCTGGAGAAGACCTACGAGGCGGATATGGATATGCTAGCTCGCCAGCACAAGCAGCTCGTGGAGAAGACCGAGCAAACGCAAGAGAACGAGCTCAGGTCCTCCTCGAAACGCATCCGCTccgagcaggagcaggaactGAAGATATTCCGCGAGAACCTCAAGCAGGAGATCCGTTTGCTTAAACAGGAGGTCGATCTGTTTCCCAAAGACAAGCGCAAGGACGAGTTCAAGCAGCGACGCTCGGCCATGGAGCTCGACCACGAGGAGAAGGAGCGCGCCTTCCTCGACTCCCTTAAGGAACGACacgagctgctgctgcggcggctCAGCGAGAAGCATCGCGACCATCTGGCCACCATCAACCGCAACTTCCTGCAGCAGAAACAGAATGCGATGCGGACGCGGGAGGCCCTGCTCTGGGAGCTGGAGGAGAAGCAGCTCCACGAACGCCATCAGCTGTCGAAGAGGCACGTGAAGGAGATCTGCTTCATGCAGCGCCATCAGATGATCGTCCGACACGAGAAGGAGCTCGATCAGGTGAAGCGCATGCTGCAGCGCAAGGAGGAGGACATGGTCAAGAAGCAGACGCTCGAGAAGCGTGCCCTGCCCAAGCGTATCCGCGCCGAGCGCAAGGCCCGCGACCTCATGTTCCGCGAATCGTTGCGCATTTCGACGAACCTGGATCCAGAGATCGAGCGCGATCGCGTGAAGAAG TTCCAAGAGCAGGAGAAGAAGCGCTACATGCAGGAGGAGCGTCGCTTCGACATCAAGCATCAGAAGCAGCTGGAAGAACTGCGCGCTACCCGCGAAAGCGCTATAAG GGAACTGGAGCAACTGCAGAATGAGAAGCGCAAGGCGCTGGTGGAGCACGAGCATGTCAAGCTCCAGGAGATCGATGAGCGCCTCAAGGCTGAGCTGCGCGAGTGGCGCGAACAGTTGGTGCCCCGCAAACAG CAACTACAGCAGCGGCTGCAACAAGAG CGTCTGGAGGAGACCTTCGCCCAGCAGCTGGACGAAATGGAGACCCTGTACGGGGGCGCACTGATTGTCTCCATGCCGTCGGACACACTGCAGCGTGATCACTTCACTGGGTCCACCCGCAGCAGCCTCAGCTCCTACTCGGAGGGATGA
- the LOC108159076 gene encoding serine/threonine-protein kinase 10 isoform X4: protein MSFITNLKKVFHLGGGEAKKKRLYNNIKMDSDPAEFWEMVGELGDGAFGKVYKAQHREHRRFAAAKMCTLEDEENLSDHMVEIDILSEIKHPNIVELYEAFSLEDKLWMLIEYCDGGALDSIMVELEKPLTEPQIAYVCKHMTEGLTFLHKNKVIHRDLKAGNVLLTMEGGVKLADFGVSAKNKHTMQKHDTFIGTPYWMAPELVLCETFRDNPYDHKVDIWSLGITLIELAQMEPPNSEMSPMRVLLKIQKSEPPKLEQPSRWSKEFNDFLKKSLVKDPQLRPTSDVLVQHSFINRDLDCKPIKDLLLEYKAEVVEEVVDDETEEPRNSALQLDLDDDSASLRSQDIDKLPGTPTSILRDSKEQSQPAAVAAAAAAAATKATIPDKQSNHKEDNALVLAEPAALPPHTKVPAPAPPNSFAQQNQQQQQPQPQTQAVVAAAPVVAPAAVLQKIPEDFAAVEADKKHFIKKEKGKAPPPPSTTSSPLGATAAIAAANAKSQTTPEPPSHSPTSAIEVAIGGPEAMEQQKPQPPSPTASSIISVQSVASSNASSSSGGSVSNAVLSSSTSLITINSDAPPQQQQLHLQPQPQQPQHLVLPNSLESVSQITVVTSTHPPVIIDNSVPPQNEVVIVSNDLNKSTHLNESSTDDDFPSLDDSLGDATTPPHKQSSMILSVNEPSGAPPAPPQPAAAVHARKLDESEVLIVSPSFADDDSAYNTASGSHSHDHSDQLMDTSHVSVVTVGDEVIKVKDSSNEVLKRPQPNGIVPEDVNIIVNRFKPSSDHEKRTSPDSSLSENGSVRGRRGIEVQISGSDVDSIGTNTSQDSRHETDHKPQAQQQQTVASVLMPPPPPSYNNHTQTIDEEEEVVIRPKTRVPPVAKSGGSSGLTKEEIELRNLRKKTRKRTRKFEIDGVQMTTTTSRVIYGDEENGRIYDDHDFRKQELRELKMLQKQEKKQQNELHVKEQMAKEQQDRRFEQERSSLEKTYEADMDMLARQHKQLVEKTEQTQENELRSSSKRIRSEQEQELKIFRENLKQEIRLLKQEVDLFPKDKRKDEFKQRRSAMELDHEEKERAFLDSLKERHELLLRRLSEKHRDHLATINRNFLQQKQNAMRTREALLWELEEKQLHERHQLSKRHVKEICFMQRHQMIVRHEKELDQVKRMLQRKEEDMVKKQTLEKRALPKRIRAERKARDLMFRESLRISTNLDPEIERDRVKKFQEQEKKRYMQEERRFDIKHQKQLEELRATRESAIRELEQLQNEKRKALVEHEHVKLQEIDERLKAELREWREQLVPRKQRLEETFAQQLDEMETLYGGALIVSMPSDTLQRDHFTGSTRSSLSSYSEG, encoded by the exons ATGTCGTTCATAACTAACCTTAAAAAGGTCTTTCACCTCGGCGGGGGTGAGGCCAAGAAGAAGCGCCTGTACAACAACATCAAAATGGACTCGGATCCGGCGGAATTCTGGGAGATGGTTGGCGAACTAGGCGACGGAGCATTCGGGAAGGTCTACAAGGCCCAGCACAGGGAGCATAGGCGCTTCGCAGCGGCCAAAATGTGCACGCTGGAGGATGAGGAGAACCTGAGCGACCACATGGTCGAGATTGATATCCTCTCCGAGATCAAGCATCCCAACATCGTCGAACTCTACGAGGCCTTCTCTCTAGAGGACAAGTTGTGG ATGCTCATTGAGTACTGCGATGGTGGGGCCTTGGACAGCATCATGGTGGAGCTGGAGAAGCCATTGACTGAGCCGCAAATCGCCTACGTTTGCAAGCACATGACGGAGGGTCTGACGTTTCTCCACAAGAACAAGGTCATTCATCGTGACTTGAAGGCCGGAAACGTTCTCCTCACCATGGAGGGGGGCGTCAAATTGG CGGACTTTGGTGTATCGGCCAAGAATAAACACACAATGCAGAAGCATGACACATTCATCGGCACACCCTATTGGATGGCCCCCGAGCTGGTGCTGTGCGAAACGTTTCGTGACAATCCGTACGATCACAAGGTGGACATCTGGTCGCTGGGCATAACACTTATCGAGCTGGCCCAAATGGAGCCGCCCAACAGTGAAATGTCCCCGATGCGAGTGCTGCTCAAGATCCAAAAGAGCGAGCCACCTAAACTGGAGCAGCCCAGCCGGTGGAGCAAGGAATTCAACGATTTCCTAAAGAAGTCTTTAGTCAAG GACCCCCAGCTGAGACCCACATCGGATGTGCTGGTGCAGCACAGTTTCATCAACAGGGATCTGGACTGCAAGCCCATCAAGGATCTGCTGCTCGAGTACAAGGCCGAGGTCGTGGAGGAGGTGGTCGATGACGAGACCGAG GAACCCCGCAACTCGGCGCTCCAGCTCGACCTGGACGATGACTCCGCCTCGCTGCGGAGCCAAGACATTGACAAAC TTCCAGGTACACCTACATCCATACTGCGGGATTCCAAAGAGCAGTCCCAACCAGCAGcggtagcagcagcagcagcagcagcggcaactaAAGCCACAATCCCTGACAAACAATCTAACCACAAGGAGGACAATGCGCTGGTGCTGGCTGAACCGGCAGCTCTACCGCCGCATACCAAAGTGCCTGCCCCAGCGCCACCCAACAGCTTTGCCCAACaaaaccagcaacaacaacagccacagccgcaaACCCAAgcagttgttgctgctgccccaGTTGTTGCTCCTGCTGCAGTGCTGCAAAAGATACCCGAAGATTTTGCTGCTGTCGAAGCGGATAAAAAG CACTTTATCAAAAAGGAGAAGGGCAAAGCGCCGCCACCACCATCGACAACGTCATCGCCTTTGGGAGCCACCGCAGCCATTGCCGCTGCCAATGCAAAGTCTCAGACCACGCCCGAACCCCCCTCCCACTCCCCCACATCAGCCATTGAGGTGGCCATTGGTGGCCCAGAGGCAATGGAGCAGCAGAAACCGCAGCCACCATCGCCCACAGCCTCATCCATCATATCCGTGCAGTCGGTGGCCTCCTCCAACGCGTCGTCTTCGTCGGGGGGCAGTGTGTCGAATGCTGTCCTCAGCTCCAGCACCTCCCTGATCACCATCAACAGCGATGCcccgccacagcagcagcagctgcatctgcagccacagccacagcaaccaCAGCACCTGGTGCTGCCAAACAGCTTGGAGTCGGTTAGTCAGATTACAGTCGTGACCAGCACCCATCCGCCTGTCATCATTGACAACTCTGTGCCGCCCCAGAACGAGGTGGTGATTGTGTCGAACGACTTGAACAAGAGCACGCATCTGAATGAGTCATCCACGGACGATGACTTCCCCTCACTGGACGACAGTTTGGGCGATGCCACGACACCGCCACACAAGCAATCATCGATGATATTGTCCGTCAATGAGCCATCCGGAGCTCCACCGGCCCCACCACAGCCTGCAGCAGCAGTGCATGCCCGCAAACTGGACGAGAGCGAGGTCCTGATTGTGAGCCCCTCCTTTGCGGACGATGATTCGGCGTACAACACGGCCTCGGGCAGTCACAGTCACGACCACAGCGACCAGCTGATGGACACCAGCCATGTGTCCGTTGTCACTGTGGGCGACGAGGTCATCAAGGTGAAGGACAGCAGCAACGAGGTACTCAAGCGACCTCAGCCCAACGGCATTGTACCCGAAGACGTGAACATAATCGTGAATCGGTTCAAGCCCTCCAGCGATCATGAGAAGCGCACCTCGCCGGACAGCTCGTTGAGCGAGAACGGTTCGGTGCGAGGACGTCGCGGCATTGAGGTACAGATCAGCGGCTCGGATGTGGACAGCATCGGCACGAACACTAGTCAGGACAGCCGACACGAGACAGACCACAAGCCAcaggcgcagcagcagcagacagtAGCCAGCGTGCTAATGCCGCCGCCTCCTCCGTCGTACAACAACCACACGCAGACCAttgacgaggaggaggaggtcgTGATACGGCCCAAGACGCGCGTACCGCCGGTGGCCAAGTCCGGGGGCTCCAGTGGTCTCACCAAAGAGGAAATAGAGCTGCGCAATCTGCGCAAGAAAACGCGCAAGAGGACGCGTAAGTTCGAGATCGATGGCGTGCAGATGACGACCACCACGAGTCGGGTGATCTATGGGGATGAGGAGAACGGGCGCATCTACGACGATCACGATTTCCGGAAGCAAGAGCTGCGCGAGCTCAAAATGCTGCAGAAGCAGgagaagaagcagcagaacGAGTTGCATGTGAAGGAGCAGATGgccaaggagcagcaggatcGCCGCTTCGAGCAGGAACGCTCCTCGCTGGAGAAGACCTACGAGGCGGATATGGATATGCTAGCTCGCCAGCACAAGCAGCTCGTGGAGAAGACCGAGCAAACGCAAGAGAACGAGCTCAGGTCCTCCTCGAAACGCATCCGCTccgagcaggagcaggaactGAAGATATTCCGCGAGAACCTCAAGCAGGAGATCCGTTTGCTTAAACAGGAGGTCGATCTGTTTCCCAAAGACAAGCGCAAGGACGAGTTCAAGCAGCGACGCTCGGCCATGGAGCTCGACCACGAGGAGAAGGAGCGCGCCTTCCTCGACTCCCTTAAGGAACGACacgagctgctgctgcggcggctCAGCGAGAAGCATCGCGACCATCTGGCCACCATCAACCGCAACTTCCTGCAGCAGAAACAGAATGCGATGCGGACGCGGGAGGCCCTGCTCTGGGAGCTGGAGGAGAAGCAGCTCCACGAACGCCATCAGCTGTCGAAGAGGCACGTGAAGGAGATCTGCTTCATGCAGCGCCATCAGATGATCGTCCGACACGAGAAGGAGCTCGATCAGGTGAAGCGCATGCTGCAGCGCAAGGAGGAGGACATGGTCAAGAAGCAGACGCTCGAGAAGCGTGCCCTGCCCAAGCGTATCCGCGCCGAGCGCAAGGCCCGCGACCTCATGTTCCGCGAATCGTTGCGCATTTCGACGAACCTGGATCCAGAGATCGAGCGCGATCGCGTGAAGAAG TTCCAAGAGCAGGAGAAGAAGCGCTACATGCAGGAGGAGCGTCGCTTCGACATCAAGCATCAGAAGCAGCTGGAAGAACTGCGCGCTACCCGCGAAAGCGCTATAAG GGAACTGGAGCAACTGCAGAATGAGAAGCGCAAGGCGCTGGTGGAGCACGAGCATGTCAAGCTCCAGGAGATCGATGAGCGCCTCAAGGCTGAGCTGCGCGAGTGGCGCGAACAGTTGGTGCCCCGCAAACAG CGTCTGGAGGAGACCTTCGCCCAGCAGCTGGACGAAATGGAGACCCTGTACGGGGGCGCACTGATTGTCTCCATGCCGTCGGACACACTGCAGCGTGATCACTTCACTGGGTCCACCCGCAGCAGCCTCAGCTCCTACTCGGAGGGATGA